CAAGCGAGATGTTGACTGTTGGTCAAGAAGTTACCGCTAAGATTTTGAAATTCGACCAAGAGAAGAACCGTGTTTCACTCGGCGTGAAGCAGCTTGGTGATGATCCATGGGTTGGCATCGCTCGTCGTTACCCACCGAATACTCGTTTATTCGGCAAAGTAACTGATTTGACTGACTACGGTGCATTCGTTGAAATCGAATCTGGTATCGAAGGTTTGGTACACGTTTCTGAAATGGATTGGACTAATAAAAATGTTGCTCCAAGTAAAGCAACTGCATTGGGTACCGAAGTTGAAGTAATGGTTCTCGATATTGATGAAGACAAGCGTCGTATTAGCTTAGGCATCAAGCAGTGCAAAGCAAATCCATGGGAAGAGTTTGCACGTTCACAGCGAAAAGGCGACAAGTTGTCTGGCGCGATCAAGTCTATTACCGACTTTGGCGTGTTCATTGGTTTGCCTGGCGGTATCGACGGTTTAGTTCACCTCTCCGACCTCTCGTGGAATGAGCCAGGCGAAGAAGCTGTTAAGAAATACAAGAAAGGTGATGAAGTTGAAGCCACTGTATTGGCAATTGATGTTGAGAAAGAGCGTATCTCTCTCGGTATCAAGCAATTGTCTGGCGACCCTTTCAATAACTACACATCCGTTAACGACAAAGGTGCTCTAGTTACTGGTACTGTGAAGGCGGTTGATGCTAAGGGTGCAACAATTCACTTGGCTGATGAAGTTGAAGCTTACTTGCGCGCTTCTGAGATCTCAACAGATCGTGTTGAAGATGCACGCAATGTATTGAAAGAGGGTGATAGCGTTACTGCAATGATCATTAATATTGATCGCAAGTCACGCGTTATCAATCTTTCAATCAAGGCAAAAGACAGCTCTGATCAACAAGATGCAATGAGCAAGCTCCAAGGTGATGCGCAGTCTGGCACTACCAATTTGGGTGCTTTGTTAAAAGCAAAATTGGATAATCAAGGCTAAATCAATATCGCTGTTCTCCATTAGGAGGGTGGCGATTTTTTATTGATAGATCATGACAGATCAAGAGCAACAAGCTATTACCCGCTCCGAATTCGTGGAGAGCCTCGCGGAACAATTTCCGCAGCTTTTACCTAAGGATGTTGAGTTGGCAGTAAAAACTTTGCTGGATACCATGACTCATGCCTTGGCAGAGGGCAAGCGAATCGAATTACGCGGCGTGGGAAGCTTTGTACTTCACTATCGTCCTGCGCGTACTGGTCGCAATCCAAAGTCTGGCGAGAAGGTCTTAATTCCAGAAAAACGCGTTCCGCACTTTAAGCCTGGTAAAGAGTTGCGTGAGCGAGTGGATTACAATCCTTTAAAGCAGGCGGGCCCCAAAGAGGGTTCTGGTGCCTAAGATTCAGGCTAAACCTCAGTGGTCCATTCGGGCGGCCATTTTTTTATTTAAATTCAGCGCGCTATGATTCAGATAGCCACGTCTTGGTTATTGCTTCTGTCAGTCATGTTTGGCATAGGGTGGCTGGCCTCGCGTTGGGATTTACGTCTTGAAAATCGCATGGATGAGCGGGAGC
The nucleotide sequence above comes from Polynucleobacter necessarius. Encoded proteins:
- the rpsA gene encoding 30S ribosomal protein S1, which translates into the protein MSESFAELFEESLTRSNMKTGQVISAEVLRIDHNFVVVNAGLKSEAFIPVEEFHNDAGEIEVAPGDFVSVAIDALENGYGDTILSRDKAKRLASWMNLEKALEQAEIVTGTVTGKVKGGLTVMVNGIRTFLPGSLVDTRPIKDTSPYEGKTMEFKVIKLDRKRNNVVLSRRAVVEASQGEERAKLMSNLKGGAVVTGLVKNITDYGAFVDLGGIDGLLHITDLAWRRVRHPSEMLTVGQEVTAKILKFDQEKNRVSLGVKQLGDDPWVGIARRYPPNTRLFGKVTDLTDYGAFVEIESGIEGLVHVSEMDWTNKNVAPSKATALGTEVEVMVLDIDEDKRRISLGIKQCKANPWEEFARSQRKGDKLSGAIKSITDFGVFIGLPGGIDGLVHLSDLSWNEPGEEAVKKYKKGDEVEATVLAIDVEKERISLGIKQLSGDPFNNYTSVNDKGALVTGTVKAVDAKGATIHLADEVEAYLRASEISTDRVEDARNVLKEGDSVTAMIINIDRKSRVINLSIKAKDSSDQQDAMSKLQGDAQSGTTNLGALLKAKLDNQG